GCAGCCCAGGGTGTCCCCATCTGTGTCCCACAGGACAAGTCAGCCGAGTTCTCAGTAGCGTCCAGCGTCGGGGTGAAGAACAGTATCTATGCTGTGCTGGTGATGGGAATATATGAGGTTCTCATAGAGTACAACTTCATCACTGCCAACTACAGGTAATTGTTGTGAGAAGTCCTGGAGCTTTTTAGACCCAATCTGTTGGTTTAAACTTAAATAAAGCAACattacacagtggtgtgtgtgtgtgtgtgtgtgttgagcagCAAGAGCCGTTTCCAGGATGTCTTGGAGCTCTTTCATCGTTATTATAAGCTTTccgagatcctgagggagaaatCGGGAAAGGGCCGGAGTCCCTCCAGCAAAACCCCGCGCACTCTTCTCTCAATGCAGTTCGTGTCCAGCCTGCTCACTGCTCTATTCAGGTAAGcaagggtgtgggtgtgtgtgcatgtgtgaaatgtaCATCAACGAACTTGAGACTCTGCTATGTGTGAGAAGAGAAGGCACCTCATTTCTGCTGAACCGATTACATGGACTATATAATGCAGGATGGCATGGGCTGCTTATAAGGACCCAGACACTTTTGAAGCTGCTGTAAAAAGCaccatgtaaataaatttgactttggcTTTTTAAATTTGTACAAATGTATCATTTACTTGGATAAAAAATGTCATACTAATTGTTGAACACAGTGACCTAGGGTATATGCCTACAAAATATCAGAGCTCCATTCTGGCTTACTGTTGCACAGTCGCTCTGCACTGAGTAGGTGACTTGGTTTGGTGTCTTGTCCAGAGACAGTGCTCAGAGTCACGAGGAGAGCCTGTCTGTGCTGCGCTCCAGCGAGGAACTTCTGCGCTACACCGTGAGCGTGGCCCTGCAGAAGGTGCAGCACCTGGAGGAGACGGGCCACGCAGACAGCCTGGAAGGCCTGAGTCCCGACAAGACCTTCCGCTacctctgtgacatcaccagGTCCTGCTGTGCCCTCGGGATGACTCCGAACCGGCTCCACTCTGTGCTGGAATTTCCTGCGACACATTTGACACGCTTGTGCGCTCGTCTGTTTTCCGAATGCAATTTACTATTCTTTCCACATTTAGCGGAGTTATGTCGGTTAGTTATGAAGCGTAGTTGTAGTAAACATCCATGGGCAACACTGAAAGGAATCCCATTGATGCTCCCTTTGACCGTCAGGGCAAAGTCGATGTGCTTGTTAGAGCCCAGCTCTTTAGAGCGAGACCCGTGTGCACCCGTTATTGTTAACGCCACCTCTCCTCCATCAGTGTGCTGGTGTGGCGCTACACTAACGTCCCGTCTGCCGTGGAGGATGCTGGGAAGAAGGAGAAGAATCCGAGCGTGTCTCTGCTCTGCCTGGAGGGCTTATTGCGTGTTTTCAGCACGGTGCTGCAGCAGTACCCCACCAGAGTGGCCAGCTTCCTGTCTTCTCTCCGTGGGTGACGCTGTATCCACTGAACGTTTCCTGCATGGAACAGTCCAGACGTGGTTTAAATATTGTTACCCACAGTGCTGGTGATGACGATGGGACGCCGTGTCTTTTCCTTTCAGATCTTTCcggggaggaggaaggggagcCTGAAAACGCAAACCCGACAGAAAAGGCTGCCTTCTATGTTCGGCAGTTTCAGGTAGAGCGCTgtttttgattgatttatttttaataatgcggCGGAGTCAGCTGAGACGAATTCAGTGTGAAACGTTACAGTGGTGTGGGGGTCGTGTCTTTCTTGGCCCGGTGTACAGCGTGCCCTGTTCAACCAgctgagtggaggagaggaggcctTCAGCAGCAGAGAGGCCCAGCTCTTGGTCAGCATTCTGAGTCTCCTCTCGCGCCTGTTGGAGCCCACCTCCCCGCAGGTAGTCTAGACTTCCCTGAAGTCTTAATCCCACTGCTGTAGCGTTGTTCTGTTTTTCTACACATGTCCGTAATCCTAACCTTAATCTTTTCTGTGACAGTTTGTGCAGATGGTTACCTGGACAGTCAAACTCTGCAAGGAAACCAGCTTTGGTAAGCTATGCCCTTTCTTCGGCACGTGTGCAGATTCCGTGCCGATTTATGTTGCAACATGTGTTCTTGTCCTTTTACCATCAGATGTGTGATCTTAAATGCAAGCAAACTGCCACCCTGGCACTTGCCCCGTGGCTTCATATAGAAATGTAgttaaacaaatgaaagaggCTGGTCTAACTCCTTatgtgattgtttttctttctccgtCTATCTTTTCCTCTCATAGAGGACATATCCCTCAGTAAGGGTCTACTTTCTCTGCTATTCAGTCTGCATGTCCTCCACAAAAGCCCAGTGTCCCTGTTATGGGAGCTGTGTCAGGACATCCACAGCCAGCTGGGAGACATAGACAAGGTAGCGCATCGCACCCACACCGCCGCCGTTCTGCCGTCGGGTCAAGGCTTCCATGTGTGTGCCCGTTAGTGGTTAGttcccctctttctttccaGATGAGACCTGGATAAATCTTGGTGCTGTAGGaaatggtgtttgtttttcatgctaGCCTGGTCTTTGCAGTGATCGTTCTTAACTGAACATCACCTCGTGTCTCCACCCAGGATATGGAGGTGGAGAAACAGTCCCACTTTGCTATCGTCAGCAGGAAGACGGCAGCAGCCACCACAGTGAGTCCCCGTTCTCCCGCTCTGTAAAACGCCACGTGTCCACACTGGCCCCTTCTCATATCTTTCTAGCTCTTAGTTTTGTCCCAGGTGGGGAAGGCGATGGACGAAGTGGAGTGGTTAATCGCCAAGAAAAAAAGCCAGTTAACAGCTGAGAGGACGAACACAGGTACTATAACGCAGCGCCAGCCTCGCACATCAGAGGCGCGTTCTTAGACTTTGGAAGACTCTGGCGCTTCCCGTGTTTCTCAGGAGCAGGTCAGCAGGACCCTGTGGAGAAAGCAGTGACCCTGCAGCTGGGGACTCTGGTGACCGCGCTGAACGAGCTGGTACAGACGGCGCTGCCCCCCGGGGCCTGCTCGGACTCGCTGCTGCGAGAGCTCAGCCGCACCTACACCGTCCTCACCACCCTCATCAAATACGTGAGTATGACGCGCAGCGAGACGCACGGCTTCCTGAAGCCCCAAACTAGCATTTACAGCTAAAGGACTCGAAGTCCATTACATTCATATCTTTCTGACACAGCGGTACAATGTTAGTCTTACCAAAGTGACTCAGTACCTCGGTCCCAGAGATCACATCTACTCATACTAACACCGCAAGTGTCGGTACTGTGTTCTGCCTGCTCTGCTAGGGGAGTGACTGACACAGAGGATTCTTTGTCTAGAAGTTTACGGTCCTCAGGACAGAATTGAAATCGGAGTGAATTAAACGCGAACACGCCGCCCAGTCAGTCAGTGTAGCAAGCAAAGGGGCCCAGCGTGTGCGAGTGGTTAAAAGAGATTAATTTCCATCTTTgaatgcttgtgtatgtgtagttaCCCTTTTCCATGTGCTGGAAGAGCAGTATACACACTCTGtcagcttttttgtgtgtgtgtgtgtgtgtgtgagacgcagTATATTCAGGTGCGTGCAGCTCATCTTGGCCAACTACCCGCTCGTCTGGAAAAACTGGTGAGGAGACCCTTTTAAATGGTGTGCTTGGATGATGAGGGACAACTCGCTTGCATTTCATTTAATGAATCTACAATGAACCCAGTCTATGGCAGAAAGTGGACTAAAATAGCATTGCCAGAACTCATCTTGCATGACTATTGCTAAGTACAgggcttgggtgtgtgtgcgtgtccccAGGTTAAGCTGTCGGGCTCTCACCTTACTCCTCAGTGCTACAATTTCATCACTCatgtccaggtgaggtcctcttCTCATGGGCATGCTCTACACTTGGCCTGCATCAGGTGTTCCGTTAACATGTTGTCTTGCCTACAGAGCGGCGAGGCGATTGTAGGGGCAAATGAAAAACGGAAGAAAAGCACAGAGGAAAATACTGCGGCTGCTTCTGTAAGGAATCGTGTTCTTCTGCATCCTTGTTCGTTCCGGACCGATGCAGTTCTAAAGCGCTTTgtccttcttttttttaaatcacctcAAGGCGAAGGTTCTCCGTGCGACCAAGGCTATCCCTACCCTGATCTTCAATATCGAACAATATGAGAAATTTCTAATTCTTCTGTCCAAGAAATCAAAGGTATAGTCAGCTCTTCCCTCTGATAAACGCGACCCGACATTcaacttcaaaaataaaacGGGGGTTACCCACAGCCACCACCCAAAACCCCGCTAAAGCAGCTCGGTGATGTTCAGTAAGTctagtgtgctgtgctgtgctctccAGGTGAATCTGATGCAGTACATGAAGCTGAGCACGTCGAGAGATTTCCGTATCAACGCCGCCACGCTGGAGGCTGCACTGCAGGAGCAACAGCAGGACAGCCAGCAGGTCACTGACCACCCAGGCGCTTGACACACCACCAATCATCAACAACTACTACTGAACCAGCACAGTTGCTGAAATGGCAACATATTTATTTGACTGgtataaaacaaaaaccccactaATTTGTCAAGTTTTGCCCAACATGAGCCCAAACCAAGAACCTTCCTCACTGAGGACCATCAGGTTTAGCTATGGACTATGTCCACGTTGGTCTTGCAGCGCAAACTCCAAGAtcaaatataacaatatataacaaatatcaAAATAGATCCTCACGAAGGCTAATGTAACTGCTTTCTTCACAAGgtaaaaaaatgtagaaataacGAATACAATATCCAGTTGAATGCAGGTTAGAAACAAATGCCAGTGTCCTGCACCAGTGTGCTAGGATGCAGCTTTGGCTCTTCATATATGTGCTCATTCCTGTCTTTTAGATGGAGGATACTCCAGTTTCTGAAGAGACCCAGGCGCccaagaagaagagaaggaagcAGTAAGACTTGCATCCCAGTTTTTCCTTTGTGTCCTGCAGTCAGGTCTGACTGGTGGGAGTCTTTTGGACCCATTACTCTGTCCTGCTTTTGGCCAAAGAACCTTTCGTAATCTTAATGAGCTGATAGATATCCAACGCTTCACCTGTTAATACAAACAATTTTGCTGATTTTCTAATACATTTGACTCAATAGTTGGAAAGTTTATAATGTGTGTAGAACtttaaatttgtgtattttcacaatgttttataaatttTTCTTTAATccttgtttggtgtttgttagATGTTTATATTCAAAATTCTGTCATCTGAACATTTGTTTTCCAATAAATAGAATTTTCAAAGGTTTCACTAATGTATGCACATCTTATAATGCAAAACAAAGgctttgaaatacattttggcTAGTGAATGTCAAAATGAGGTAAAGCtataaaaacaatgcattagTTTCACCTTTTAGACATGTACCACCCTATGCTAGAATATTACAAATTATCGCCTCACCTTGTGGTATTCCATAACGTCGCTTTAGTCCAGCAGGATTAGATGGAGTCACACAGTCCATGGTGACCTCCTTCCTCAAGCACTGGTCAATATCTACAGCGCTGAAGAAAGCCACGGACTGTGGTAGATCCCTTATGCCCATCTTATAGGAAAACATGGAGCTAGGAAGACATGGCGTGGTGGTCAGAACATACAGGACCTGTTGCTTGTCACTCCATATAATGATACACCAGCTTTCATACATGGAATCCTGCTCCAAAAGGAATCCTTTAACACCATTTCCTAACCTCGTCCTTGGGGACCACTAGACATTTTGGTCCCGTCCCAATTCCCAGCCCAATTGCACTAGGTATTCGGTGTTCTATATTTTATTGCTTGGCTGAAGTGTGCTAGGGAATGGAATAAGACAAAAACAAGGGTTGTCTGGGGGTCCTGAAGGACTCAGTTGGTAAACACTGCCTTAatgcccccaccccaaaaaataAGGCCCAAGACTGGCTTAATGTGATTACTAACCGGGTAAGCAAGTTGGTGATCTGCAGGGCAAGTGCTGCTCTGTACCGGTCCTCGCTGCTCACCAGGTAACGAACTTCATCGTGGATGCTGATACAGAAGCGTCCATTGATGTTGTACTCCTCCAGTAGCCAGTGCATGGCCACCAGCATCAGGTGAAGGTAGTCCACTGCTGAACTCTGAACCACCCAGTTCACCCTGCTGGTGATGAACTAAAATACGCCAACAAAAGTCTGATTAGtatatgcatattcatatttgttAAAATCTGAACCActgaatagttttttttttgttttttgttttttttcattaaatgataACACTTTTATTCAGAGCCACCGTAACGACCCTTTTTATTTCTGGTGCATATCGGTCTAAATTGGAGCTGTTCAATTAGGTTTTTGGGCCAGTGAACTGGAGAGAAACACCTCATTTCACTAATTAGGATAATTTTTGATTATTGGTGAATAGAGTTCAGCAAGGTTAGAGCACATATCTATAACAAGGCCCTGAGTTGAATAGCCTTTTGTTTTCCCCACATAATCCAAAATAAATCAGGCAAAAAAAAGGTGCTAAAAAGGTTATAATTTTTGCCAATGAAAACACCTCATCTCTGACGGCAGCAGGCTCCAGGGCCCGGGAGATCCTACAGCCCAGCACCGGGGTGGCAGGCTGCTTCGAGTGAGCAATGGCCTCCAGCTTGTTGAACATCTCTGACTCTGTACCTCCGGCCCACACACGTTGATCTACTATGTCCAACCGCCTCTTCTTCCGAGATCTATGGGGACAGCACACCACAGCTACTCCGTACACGTTAAACAAGCAGGGAGGAAAAGCAACTAGAAATACTACAGATAAAATGTAAAGCTAAGCTAAATAGTGGTACTGGATTTACCTTATTCCAGCCAGTGTAGAAATGTGGTGTAACTCCTCTCTGGAGATGGAGCCATTTTCATCTCTCTTCACATTCACACCCAGTTCACTAACCAACCACTCCCCCGTGTCAGAGAGACGATACCTGTACCCACAATTCCTAAGTCAGCGTTCATCAAAACATGTTATTTCACCATTAGGCCTTGGTTAGTTCGGTAATGGAGGAATTTGCAGCTGCCGTACTTGCGTAGCCCTTTGGTGAGCGCATACATCTGCCGGGCCTTGCCCTCTGCCTCGGCCTGGCTGAGCCGGTGGTTGAACTGCATGAGCAGGCGTACGGCGAAGGGCCGGCCCGCCCCGTAGATACGGCCGTAGTTGAAGATCTTGGCGTGCTCGCGGCTGATGCCCACGGCGTCTGCAGTGCGGCTGTGCAGGTCGGTGCCCTGGCTCTTCTTGCCCTGCAGGGTCATCCAGCCGAATGCCGTGCCACCTGGTGGACGTACGCTCGTGGTCAAGCATCTGTTCTGGTCAAAGGGCACCTGATGCCACACGTTACTGAGAATGTGCTTAGAAAGTTAAGAGATCACGTGTGGAAAAATGGATGATGCTTCACTGCACACTGGAGACTTTGCTCTGAATTAATGCCAAGCTTGAAGAcagttttgaaaaaaaagtgGCCTGGGCAAATTCAATTTtcacaaataatattttaacagaTTGACAAGCTGGCTATTGAATATTGCTTTTGGCTCAAATAGTGCAAATCAATATGCTGTCTGAACTCACCATGCATGCCAGAAAAGTGAGACTCTCCCAGGACAGCAGCAATCCACAGCTCCTGGGAGTCAACATCTGCCCCCACTAGATGGTACCCAGGAGGCACCTGCACCATAGCTTTCAATTCACTGCCCACGCGATCCCactgcaggcaggcaggcacacatgtacacacacacacacacacacacacacacacacacacacacacacacacacacacacacacacacacacacacactcctaagcTTCCTGTGGTCCACAACGAAATCCTCACTTTCAGTGAGATCATTTTAAAAGGGGTTTATTCTTCAGTGCATCACACCTGACCCTGGAACACTTCCAGTCTAAACTCTAGACTAGATGGATTTTGGGCAGCGGACAGACGGTGGGTCGTCAGTGTGTGGGCGAGGCCAAGCttgctcctgctcctgtgtcttACCCGTGCATTACTGGCAGTCAGCCACGTTGGCTCCACAGCTCTGCGGGTGACCGTGCCAGCAGTGATGACCTGTGGTAGGATGGCACCGTACTGCCCCTCGTCATCGTAGTCCGCGTGTCTGACATGAGGTAGGAGGGAAAGCTGGTGTATGGCTTTCTGTCTGGGTGATCGTGGCTGTTATTGGTGGATGGTGTTAGGTGAGCTGGTCTTACTTGCTCGCGATGTGAGGAAGGTCTCCCCTCTGCAGCCACAGCACCATCTGcgaactacacacacagacggccAACGCCAGTTGTTCCAAAAAGGTCACCGGGAGGGGCTGCTCGGTAAGGTCAAAGTCGATAAGACTTCACTAAATCATTACTGGCGGAGCACACTAGGCATCCTGGCAAGGGTACCTGATGCGTTTCTGGGCGTTTCTCCAGAACGAGATCATCTTGTTGATCTCCAGAGCCCGTGCTGCGTTGGTGCCTCCTCGCCCTGCCTGGAGGGTACCGTCCTCCATTTTGGACAGGAAGTCTTTGGAGAAGGGGCTACCCACATTATTCTCATTCCCATCCTGAtgtgaaaaaacagaaagtCAAACACACTCTGTGTGAACAACTCTTGACTCACAGTACAGAAACTGATAAAAGAGGTTGTGTCACGCACCTTATGAGGAAGTTTAAAGAACCAACATCCAGGAATGTTGACGTCATTGTAGGGTCCATTACCATGGTGATAGGGGCAGTCACTTTTACCTACCATATCCACTGATACCTGACAGacataaacaatttttttctgaTATCTGAAAAACTTTTATTATTGAGTTTTAAGTTATTTCCACGTCAATCTTGTCAAAGAGGGTGAAGTGAATGAACTGCTGACCCCTGACTTTTTGGTCTTGACAGCTTTGAGCACTGCCTCATCGTCAGACGCTACTTCTAGCCGACTCAACTCCTCCACCTAGAGGACACCACATGCAAACGCACTCAAACATGGGTCTAACACAAACAGCTTCTAttgcagccattttaaaatcataCCAGATGAGGAAACCATGAAAGAAATTAATTCAGTGCACTGGTCAACTCGAACGTTACAATTACCATGGCCTCAACTTCACATTTGCATTGGTGACCTTTAGCAGATGGttttatccagagtgaattACTAAAGTGCTTTGTTGTCTACACAGAAAATGCATCCTCAGCTAGTACAAATAGGTTAGTCTACAAAACTCTTGAGCTCGAGTTTCCTCGAGTTTTCATGAAACCTTGGTCTtgtaccaaaacaaaaataaccatTACTAtcaaaagaccaaaaaaagaTTTGCAGTTCTCTGCTGTAAGTGGAAAGATacagtgtaaagtgtaaaaaaaaaaacagcaacaaaaaaaccattaaaaccATTCAAGGCTCCTACCGTTTGCCACACGCTGCTGTCAGTCAGCATGAGGTCATCCGGTGGCGGGCTGTCCAGACACTGCGGCTGCTCCTTGCCTTTCCGCTCACAGTACTCCCTGTACACGCGCTCTATTGCCCTGGTGACAACACCAGAAGAAGGTCACAAAAAGGCACAAACACTCAGACAACTCAACCTTGGCTGAAGGCCAAACTTCCCTTAGCAAGTTTCAGTTTACTGTGATGTTACTTTTAGGTTTGAAATGCCACTAAATATTACTGTAGTATCTAAACTTCCGTATGAAAATGAGGTTTTGTTAAACCACAAACCCTCAAAGTGTTCAAAGCAAAAGCAGAGCAAAGGGTCAGATTTGGCATGGCCCATATCACCTGTATGGGCACACAGGCCCCTCCACGTCCTCCCCGGTGTCCAGGTTGTCTCTGCGGCCCGGCACCAGGTAGCCCCAGCCGTGCTTCTTCGTGTAGTGCAGGGGGAAGCCGTCCCAGGTCAGCCCCATGAGCTTAGGTGTGACCCTCATCTGCAGGCTGATCAAGTTTGGTCCAGGAGACCAcacctcctcattctcctccttCACAGATGATGACATCCTCGCACACAGCTTCCGATACCAGCTAGGAGAGCAGAGAAATGACAGTTAGCCACGTTTGATGACAGAGGACTGGGAATTCAGACAATTCCAGCATGTACGATTCACTAAGCTTTGTCTGTGGAATGCAGTAGGTGGCAGCGCTCACCCTGGGTGTCCTGGCATATGCTGTCTCCTCTTGGGCAGGTAGCTGACTGTCTCCTTTAACCGCTCCACAAGCTGCCTGCTGGTGTCCTCTTCCCTCCGACCCTCCTCTGGTGGGCCTGGATCTGAAGTCATTTAACAAGTCTTGGAAAGAACTTTCATCAAGTACAAAGGAAGTGAACGTAGGTCATTAAATAGCAATGCTATTCAAAGCAAAGCATCTCGCAGATTAGCAT
This region of Electrophorus electricus isolate fEleEle1 chromosome 2, fEleEle1.pri, whole genome shotgun sequence genomic DNA includes:
- the polg gene encoding DNA polymerase subunit gamma-1 isoform X2, with the translated sequence MIRLVSHQRWLRSHAVLQRRWYTTASELKVPQSSSQLRMNPLNIQMLSRNLQEQIFRCSAQEYSAESIEKSIRHLKKHHLWGKEAVLLPDVELKLPQMYGKDIDDHFRIIAQKQSMPYLLAACHLQKAELPQMPQKWAWEVGWTRYGLDGEPRKVDFPDENALVFDVEVCMAEGHCPTLAVAVSPNAWYSWCSRRLVEERYSWSSRLTPADLIPLETPVNSRRPLGGRWDKRLVVGHNVSFDRAHIKEQYLLKGSKMRFLDTMSLHMAISGLTGFQRSLWLANRYGKRQGLQEVKEHMRKLGHHSKGKGPAIGSWAWVDVSSINNLADVHALYVGGDPLKKETREIFVKGSISDIRSNFQELMQYCAMDVLATHEVFIQQLSLFLERCPHPVTFAGMLEMGVCYLPVNQNWERYLEDAQDTYEELQREMKKSLMSLADDACPLLQDDRYKEDPWLWDFEWDVQDFKQKKVSVSQRKKAKQQTEKAAAAAASQCDSLEKNCDQDPGPPEEGRREEDTSRQLVERLKETVSYLPKRRQHMPGHPGWYRKLCARMSSSVKEENEEVWSPGPNLISLQMRVTPKLMGLTWDGFPLHYTKKHGWGYLVPGRRDNLDTGEDVEGPVCPYRAIERVYREYCERKGKEQPQCLDSPPPDDLMLTDSSVWQTVEELSRLEVASDDEAVLKAVKTKKSGVSVDMVGKSDCPYHHGNGPYNDVNIPGCWFFKLPHKDGNENNVGSPFSKDFLSKMEDGTLQAGRGGTNAARALEINKMISFWRNAQKRISSQMVLWLQRGDLPHIASKHADYDDEGQYGAILPQVITAGTVTRRAVEPTWLTASNARWDRVGSELKAMVQVPPGYHLVGADVDSQELWIAAVLGESHFSGMHGGTAFGWMTLQGKKSQGTDLHSRTADAVGISREHAKIFNYGRIYGAGRPFAVRLLMQFNHRLSQAEAEGKARQMYALTKGLRKYRLSDTGEWLVSELGVNVKRDENGSISREELHHISTLAGISCGVLSP
- the polg gene encoding DNA polymerase subunit gamma-1 isoform X1 is translated as MIRLVSHQRWLRSHAVLQRRWYTTASELKVPQSSSQLRMNPLNIQMLSRNLQEQIFRCSAQEYSAESIEKSIRHLKKHHLWGKEAVLLPDVELKLPQMYGKDIDDHFRIIAQKQSMPYLLAACHLQKAELPQMPQKWAWEVGWTRYGLDGEPRKVDFPDENALVFDVEVCMAEGHCPTLAVAVSPNAWYSWCSRRLVEERYSWSSRLTPADLIPLETPVNSRRPLGGRWDKRLVVGHNVSFDRAHIKEQYLLKGSKMRFLDTMSLHMAISGLTGFQRSLWLANRYGKRQGLQEVKEHMRKLGHHSKGKGPAIGSWAWVDVSSINNLADVHALYVGGDPLKKETREIFVKGSISDIRSNFQELMQYCAMDVLATHEVFIQQLSLFLERCPHPVTFAGMLEMGVCYLPVNQNWERYLEDAQDTYEELQREMKKSLMSLADDACPLLQDDRYKEDPWLWDFEWDVQDFKQKKVSVSQRKKAKQQTEKAAAAAASQCDSLEKNCDQDPGPPEEGRREEDTSRQLVERLKETVSYLPKRRQHMPGHPGWYRKLCARMSSSVKEENEEVWSPGPNLISLQMRVTPKLMGLTWDGFPLHYTKKHGWGYLVPGRRDNLDTGEDVEGPVCPYRAIERVYREYCERKGKEQPQCLDSPPPDDLMLTDSSVWQTVEELSRLEVASDDEAVLKAVKTKKSGVSVDMVGKSDCPYHHGNGPYNDVNIPGCWFFKLPHKDGNENNVGSPFSKDFLSKMEDGTLQAGRGGTNAARALEINKMISFWRNAQKRISSQMVLWLQRGDLPHIASKHADYDDEGQYGAILPQVITAGTVTRRAVEPTWLTASNARWDRVGSELKAMVQVPPGYHLVGADVDSQELWIAAVLGESHFSGMHGGTAFGWMTLQGKKSQGTDLHSRTADAVGISREHAKIFNYGRIYGAGRPFAVRLLMQFNHRLSQAEAEGKARQMYALTKGLRKYRLSDTGEWLVSELGVNVKRDENGSISREELHHISTLAGIRSRKKRRLDIVDQRVWAGGTESEMFNKLEAIAHSKQPATPVLGCRISRALEPAAVRDEFITSRVNWVVQSSAVDYLHLMLVAMHWLLEEYNINGRFCISIHDEVRYLVSSEDRYRAALALQITNLLTRSMFSYKMGIRDLPQSVAFFSAVDIDQCLRKEVTMDCVTPSNPAGLKRRYGIPQGEALDIYQLIKITKGSLAKSRTE